The following proteins are encoded in a genomic region of Cellulomonas sp. ES6:
- the smpB gene encoding SsrA-binding protein SmpB has product MAKQTGRSLVASNRKARHDYLIEDVFEAGVVLTGTEVKALRAGRASLVDGWCSIDGGEAWLEGVHIPEYSQGTWTNHAPRRKRKLLLHRDEIDRLEAKTREKGQTIVPLSLYFLDGRAKVEIALARGKKEWDKRQALRERQDNLEAQRAMREKRDR; this is encoded by the coding sequence ATGGCCAAGCAGACCGGCCGGTCGCTCGTCGCGTCCAACCGCAAGGCCCGCCACGACTACCTCATCGAGGACGTGTTCGAGGCCGGCGTCGTGCTGACCGGGACCGAGGTCAAGGCGCTGCGCGCCGGGCGGGCGTCGCTGGTGGACGGCTGGTGCTCGATCGACGGCGGCGAGGCGTGGCTCGAGGGCGTCCACATCCCCGAGTACTCCCAGGGCACGTGGACCAACCACGCGCCGCGGCGCAAGCGGAAGCTGCTGCTGCACCGCGACGAGATCGACCGGCTCGAGGCGAAGACCCGCGAGAAGGGGCAGACGATCGTGCCGCTGTCCCTGTACTTCCTGGACGGGCGCGCGAAGGTCGAGATCGCGCTGGCCCGCGGCAAGAAGGAGTGGGACAAGCGGCAGGCCCTGCGCGAGCGGCAGGACAACCTCGAGGCGCAGCGGGCGATGCGGGAGAAGCGCGACCGCTGA
- the ftsE gene encoding cell division ATP-binding protein FtsE: MIRFENVTKVYARGARPALDQVSLDVERGEFVFLVGASGSGKSTFLRLVLREERPSAGRVFVAGKDLTTLSSWKVPQLRRQIGAVFQDFRLLHNKTVFENVAFALQVIGKPRHHILTTVPDVLEMVGLAGKEKRRPHELSGGEQQRVAIARAFVNRPSILLADEPTGNLDPTTSLGIMRLLDRINRTGTTVVMATHDDEIVDQMRKRVIELSGGEMVRDQSRGVYGSDR; the protein is encoded by the coding sequence GTGATCAGATTCGAGAACGTCACCAAGGTCTACGCGCGCGGCGCACGCCCCGCGCTGGACCAGGTCAGCCTGGACGTCGAGCGCGGCGAGTTCGTGTTCCTCGTCGGGGCGTCCGGCTCCGGGAAGTCCACCTTCCTGCGCCTCGTGCTGCGCGAGGAGCGGCCGTCCGCCGGGCGCGTGTTCGTCGCGGGCAAGGACCTCACCACGCTGTCGTCGTGGAAGGTCCCGCAGCTGCGGCGCCAGATCGGCGCGGTGTTCCAGGACTTCCGCCTGCTGCACAACAAGACGGTCTTCGAGAACGTCGCGTTCGCGCTCCAGGTCATCGGCAAGCCGCGCCACCACATCCTCACCACCGTGCCGGACGTGCTGGAGATGGTCGGGCTGGCCGGCAAGGAGAAGCGCCGCCCGCACGAGCTGTCCGGCGGCGAGCAGCAGCGCGTGGCGATCGCGCGGGCGTTCGTCAACCGGCCGTCGATCCTGCTGGCGGACGAGCCGACCGGCAACCTCGACCCGACGACCTCCCTGGGGATCATGCGCCTGCTCGACCGGATCAACCGCACGGGCACCACGGTCGTCATGGCCACCCACGACGACGAGATCGTCGACCAGATGCGCAAGCGCGTCATCGAGCTGTCCGGCGGCGAGATGGTGCGCGACCAGTCGCGCGGCGTCTACGGCTCGGACCGCTGA
- a CDS encoding hemolysin family protein, with product MLTEWLLVLLGVVLTAGTAVFVASEFSLVTLDPGVVDRQTRPDDRRGQSVLKALRRLSTELSGAQVGITVTTVLLGYTTQPAVSRLLGGPLRESALGAAAGGVVAVVLTLVLVNGFSMLFGELVPKNFAISRPLGTARWVAPLQRGFTTALRPLITLFNSSANALLRRVGVEPREELSGGRSPQELAALVRRSAQVGTLDASTAVLITNSIDFSGLTAVDVMTDRQRVVVLRREDTAADVVRLARETGHSRFPVIGDDSDDVVGMVHLRRAIAVPYERRGEVPAAALMVDAPRVPETVHLGPLLVELREHGLQMAVVVDEYGGTSGVVTLEDVVEELVGDVADEHDRRRTTASRRADGAWEVSGLLRPDELTETTGLVVPEDGRYETLGGLVMAALGRVPEVGDEVRAGSVVLRVESMSRRRVERVVVRPAEAPVADEEAGR from the coding sequence GTGCTGACCGAGTGGCTGCTCGTGCTGCTCGGCGTCGTGCTGACCGCGGGGACCGCCGTGTTCGTCGCCAGCGAGTTCTCCCTGGTCACGCTCGACCCCGGCGTGGTCGACCGCCAGACCCGCCCGGACGACCGCCGCGGCCAGAGCGTCCTGAAGGCGCTGCGCCGGCTGTCCACGGAGCTGTCCGGCGCCCAGGTCGGCATCACGGTCACCACCGTGCTGCTCGGCTACACCACGCAGCCCGCCGTGAGCCGGCTGCTGGGCGGCCCGCTGCGGGAGTCCGCCCTCGGCGCGGCGGCCGGCGGCGTGGTCGCGGTGGTGCTGACCCTCGTGCTCGTCAACGGGTTCTCCATGCTGTTCGGCGAGCTCGTGCCCAAGAACTTCGCGATCAGCAGGCCGCTCGGCACCGCCCGGTGGGTGGCCCCGCTGCAGCGCGGGTTCACGACGGCGCTGCGACCGCTCATCACCCTGTTCAACTCGAGCGCGAACGCGCTGCTGCGGCGCGTCGGCGTGGAGCCCCGCGAGGAGCTGTCCGGCGGGCGGTCGCCGCAGGAGCTCGCCGCGCTCGTCCGCCGGTCCGCCCAGGTCGGGACGCTCGACGCGTCGACGGCGGTGCTCATCACCAACTCCATCGACTTCTCCGGTCTCACCGCGGTCGACGTCATGACCGACCGGCAGCGCGTCGTCGTGCTGCGCCGGGAGGACACCGCGGCGGACGTCGTGCGCCTGGCCCGCGAGACCGGGCACTCCCGGTTCCCGGTGATCGGGGACGACTCGGACGACGTGGTGGGGATGGTGCACCTGCGCCGCGCGATCGCCGTGCCGTACGAGCGCCGCGGCGAGGTGCCGGCGGCGGCGCTGATGGTCGACGCCCCGCGCGTGCCGGAGACCGTGCACCTCGGCCCGCTGCTGGTGGAGCTGCGCGAGCACGGCCTGCAGATGGCGGTGGTCGTGGACGAGTACGGCGGCACGTCCGGCGTGGTGACCCTGGAGGACGTCGTCGAGGAGCTGGTGGGTGACGTCGCCGACGAGCACGACCGCCGCCGCACGACGGCCTCGCGGCGCGCCGACGGCGCGTGGGAGGTCTCGGGCCTGCTGCGGCCGGACGAGCTCACCGAGACCACCGGCCTGGTGGTCCCGGAGGACGGCCGGTACGAGACGCTCGGCGGCCTCGTGATGGCCGCGCTCGGGCGCGTCCCCGAGGTGGGCGACGAGGTCCGGGCCGGCTCCGTCGTGCTGCGCGTGGAGTCGATGAGCCGCCGCCGCGTCGAGCGCGTCGTCGTGCGCCCCGCCGAGGCGCCGGTCGCGGACGAGGAAGCCGGTCGATGA
- the ftsX gene encoding permease-like cell division protein FtsX — translation MRLQFILSEIGIGLRRNLSMAVSVVLVTFVSLSFVGAAALLQMQITKMKDDWYGKVEVAVYLCPAGESPEPTCAGGEVTDDQKQAILDALAAPDVAPYIEKISEESKEQAYETFERQFDGQFWAQITTVDDMNESLRIKLTDPEKFEVVADVLQGRQGVENVQDQRELYNSLFRVLNSATLLSLGLAGVMLLAAVLLITTTIRLSAMSRRRETGIMRMVGASNLFIQLPFMLEGAIAATIGAALSVAGLWAGVRYLVSDWLGGQVAWIPYVTTNEVWQIAPFLVVAAVVLAAISSLVTLSRYTKV, via the coding sequence GTGCGACTGCAGTTCATCCTCTCCGAGATCGGCATCGGCCTGCGCCGCAACCTGTCGATGGCGGTGTCGGTCGTCCTCGTGACGTTCGTGTCGCTGTCGTTCGTGGGTGCCGCGGCGCTGCTGCAGATGCAGATCACCAAGATGAAGGACGACTGGTACGGCAAGGTCGAGGTCGCGGTGTACCTGTGCCCCGCGGGCGAGTCCCCGGAGCCGACGTGCGCGGGCGGCGAGGTCACCGACGACCAGAAGCAGGCGATCCTCGACGCCCTGGCGGCCCCCGACGTCGCGCCGTACATCGAGAAGATCTCCGAGGAGTCCAAGGAGCAGGCGTACGAGACGTTCGAGCGCCAGTTCGACGGGCAGTTCTGGGCCCAGATCACGACGGTCGACGACATGAACGAGTCGCTGCGCATCAAGCTCACCGACCCGGAGAAGTTCGAGGTCGTCGCCGACGTGCTCCAGGGACGCCAGGGCGTCGAGAACGTCCAGGACCAGCGCGAGCTCTACAACTCGCTGTTCCGGGTGCTCAACAGCGCCACGCTGCTGTCCCTCGGCCTGGCCGGCGTGATGCTGCTCGCCGCGGTGCTGCTCATCACGACGACCATCCGGCTGTCGGCCATGAGCCGCCGGCGGGAGACCGGGATCATGCGCATGGTCGGCGCCTCGAACCTGTTCATCCAGCTCCCGTTCATGCTCGAGGGCGCGATCGCGGCGACCATCGGCGCGGCGCTGTCCGTCGCCGGGCTCTGGGCCGGTGTGCGCTACCTGGTGAGCGACTGGCTGGGCGGGCAGGTGGCCTGGATCCCGTACGTCACGACGAACGAGGTGTGGCAGATCGCCCCGTTCCTCGTCGTCGCCGCCGTCGTGCTCGCCGCCATCTCGTCCCTCGTCACCCTCAGCCGCTACACGAAGGTCTGA
- a CDS encoding M15 family metallopeptidase: MASHSVQPAATGSPTRRQLREASRHAGAPRAATAAAVAVTAAPAARDHRTGPLARWGTRAGVLVTLAAVTVAVPLSQQAARSDDGYTDAQADATLPSTVEALTSSPSAVLPPASLVSADATAVRAQVDVSRSEEREILPGCSGEAGTDSANGQLPQSDLCYLWDGTTQLRADAAEALAELNAMWVTRFGTDLCLSSGYRTLAEQRAVKAAKGGLAAPAGRSNHGWGLAVDLCSSQTTGAQWEWMNDNAPVFGWENPSWARPGGSGPYERWHWEYTKGVMADGEYYG, encoded by the coding sequence GTGGCGTCGCACAGCGTGCAGCCTGCCGCCACCGGCTCCCCGACCCGTCGCCAGCTCCGTGAGGCCTCCCGGCACGCGGGCGCGCCCCGCGCCGCGACGGCCGCCGCGGTGGCCGTCACCGCCGCGCCGGCAGCCCGCGACCACCGCACGGGACCGCTCGCCCGGTGGGGCACCCGCGCCGGCGTCCTCGTGACCCTCGCGGCCGTCACCGTCGCCGTCCCGCTCTCGCAGCAGGCCGCGCGCAGCGACGACGGGTACACCGACGCGCAGGCCGACGCGACGCTGCCGAGCACGGTGGAGGCGCTGACGTCGTCCCCGTCGGCCGTGCTGCCGCCCGCGTCCCTCGTGTCCGCCGACGCGACCGCCGTGCGGGCGCAGGTCGACGTGAGCCGCTCGGAGGAGCGCGAGATCCTGCCGGGGTGCAGCGGCGAGGCCGGCACGGACAGCGCGAACGGCCAGCTGCCGCAGTCCGACCTCTGCTACCTCTGGGACGGCACGACCCAGCTCCGTGCGGACGCCGCCGAGGCGCTCGCCGAGCTCAACGCGATGTGGGTCACGCGGTTCGGCACGGACCTGTGCCTGTCGAGCGGCTACCGCACCCTCGCCGAGCAGCGCGCGGTGAAGGCGGCGAAGGGCGGCCTGGCCGCGCCCGCCGGCCGCAGCAACCACGGCTGGGGGCTCGCGGTCGACCTGTGCAGCTCGCAGACGACGGGCGCCCAGTGGGAGTGGATGAACGACAACGCCCCGGTGTTCGGCTGGGAGAACCCCTCGTGGGCTCGCCCTGGCGGCAGCGGGCCCTACGAGCGCTGGCACTGGGAGTACACGAAGGGCGTCATGGCCGACGGCGAGTACTACGGCTGA
- a CDS encoding peptidoglycan DD-metalloendopeptidase family protein produces the protein MRRSRPHRPRGPRPLAGLLAAVLAVLVGVTAAGSAAGDDLDDQQSQLEQRQQANDQQRADAEAALEGLSEELAKTAQELLAVQQQLGPARAALSAAEEALAGYEREAALIAARLQDAQDQQASISATIEQDSARADEIRSQIGQLARQAYQGGPELSGLSVVMEAQSVEEFTEQYSLATAAQRAQSEVLDELAAISADNRNSQARLTAVGDRIAELKDEADAKVAQAEEARQEAADRKADVERLVAEQTAKKRQVERQKADAQAEVDQIDAEAAAIRKKLEQVAAQQRERAAAAAAAAGAAPPPAPSGTVSGALFGNPTSISPIYVTSEYGMRLHPILGYYRLHAGIDLRTWCGTPIYAAKEGTVQWAQWRNGFGNQVMVDHGLVDGNSLMTSYNHMTSFVVGAGQAVSRGQLLGYSGNTGTSAACHLHFEVYVNGATVNPRPLLGL, from the coding sequence ATGCGCCGCAGCCGCCCGCACCGCCCCCGGGGCCCGCGCCCCCTCGCGGGGCTGCTCGCCGCGGTCCTCGCCGTCCTCGTCGGCGTCACCGCCGCGGGGTCGGCCGCGGGCGACGACCTGGACGACCAGCAGTCGCAGCTCGAGCAGCGGCAGCAGGCCAACGACCAGCAGCGCGCCGACGCGGAGGCCGCGCTCGAGGGGCTGAGCGAGGAGCTGGCGAAGACGGCCCAGGAGCTGCTCGCCGTCCAGCAGCAGCTCGGCCCGGCGCGCGCGGCGCTGTCCGCCGCCGAGGAGGCCCTCGCGGGCTACGAGCGCGAGGCGGCGCTGATCGCCGCGCGGCTCCAGGACGCGCAGGACCAGCAGGCGTCGATCTCGGCCACCATCGAGCAGGACTCGGCGCGGGCCGACGAGATCCGGTCCCAGATCGGGCAGCTCGCGCGGCAGGCCTACCAGGGCGGCCCGGAGCTGTCCGGCCTCAGCGTCGTGATGGAGGCGCAGTCCGTCGAGGAGTTCACCGAGCAGTACAGCCTGGCGACCGCCGCGCAGCGCGCGCAGTCCGAGGTGCTCGACGAGCTCGCCGCGATCAGCGCCGACAACCGGAACAGCCAGGCCCGCCTCACCGCGGTGGGGGACCGGATCGCGGAGCTCAAGGACGAGGCGGACGCGAAGGTCGCCCAGGCCGAGGAGGCGCGGCAGGAGGCCGCCGACCGCAAGGCCGACGTCGAGCGCCTGGTCGCCGAGCAGACCGCCAAGAAGCGGCAGGTCGAGCGGCAGAAGGCGGACGCGCAGGCCGAGGTCGACCAGATCGACGCCGAGGCCGCGGCCATCCGCAAGAAGCTGGAGCAGGTCGCCGCCCAGCAGCGCGAGCGCGCCGCCGCCGCGGCCGCCGCCGCGGGGGCCGCCCCGCCGCCGGCGCCCAGCGGCACGGTGAGCGGCGCGCTGTTCGGCAACCCCACCTCGATCAGCCCGATCTACGTCACCAGCGAGTACGGGATGCGGCTGCACCCGATCCTCGGGTACTACCGCCTGCACGCCGGCATCGACCTGCGCACCTGGTGCGGCACGCCGATCTACGCCGCCAAGGAGGGCACCGTGCAGTGGGCCCAGTGGCGCAACGGGTTCGGCAACCAGGTGATGGTCGACCACGGGCTGGTCGACGGGAACTCGCTCATGACCTCGTACAACCACATGACGAGCTTCGTGGTCGGGGCCGGCCAGGCGGTGTCCCGCGGGCAGCTGCTCGGGTACTCCGGCAACACGGGGACGTCGGCGGCGTGCCACCTGCACTTCGAGGTGTACGTCAACGGCGCCACCGTGAACCCGCGGCCGCTGCTCGGCCTGTAG
- a CDS encoding hemolysin family protein, translating to MSNGLALALAVALLAGNAFFVAAEFAIISARRSAIEPKAEAGDRRAVTVLWAMEHVSLMLACAQLGVTVCSTSLGLVAEPAIGHLIEDPLHALGVSTSLAHPIAFVVALLVVVYLHVVLGEMVPKNLAVSGPDRAVLVFGPPLVWLARVVRPVIGGLNWVANHVLRLFGVDPRDEVASAFTAQEVQSIVEQSQAEGLLADEQGLLSGALEFSDRTAAEVMVPVADLVPVPADVTPEEVERLVARTGYSRFPVLGRDGSPVGYLHVKDVLYADDESRRLPVPAWRVRALAVVSPDDEVEEALAAMQRSGVHLARVEEDGRAVGVVFLEDILEELVGEVRDAMQRGAVRH from the coding sequence ATGAGCAACGGCCTCGCCCTCGCCCTCGCCGTCGCGCTGCTGGCCGGCAACGCGTTCTTCGTCGCGGCCGAGTTCGCGATCATCTCCGCCCGCCGCTCGGCCATCGAGCCGAAGGCCGAGGCGGGCGACCGCCGCGCCGTGACCGTGCTGTGGGCGATGGAGCACGTCTCGCTGATGCTCGCGTGCGCGCAGCTCGGCGTGACCGTGTGCTCCACCAGCCTGGGCCTGGTGGCCGAGCCGGCGATCGGGCACCTCATCGAGGACCCGCTGCACGCCCTCGGGGTGAGCACGAGCCTGGCGCACCCGATCGCGTTCGTCGTCGCCCTGCTCGTCGTGGTGTACCTGCACGTCGTGCTCGGCGAGATGGTGCCCAAGAACCTCGCCGTGTCCGGCCCGGACCGCGCCGTGCTGGTGTTCGGCCCGCCGCTGGTGTGGCTGGCGCGCGTCGTGCGGCCGGTCATCGGGGGGCTGAACTGGGTGGCGAACCACGTGCTGCGGCTGTTCGGCGTGGACCCCCGGGACGAGGTGGCGTCCGCGTTCACCGCCCAGGAGGTGCAGTCGATCGTCGAGCAGTCGCAGGCCGAGGGCCTGCTGGCCGACGAGCAGGGCCTGCTGTCGGGTGCGCTGGAGTTCTCCGACCGCACCGCGGCCGAGGTCATGGTGCCGGTGGCGGACCTCGTGCCGGTGCCCGCCGACGTGACCCCCGAGGAGGTGGAGCGGCTCGTCGCCCGCACGGGCTACAGCCGGTTCCCGGTGCTGGGCCGCGACGGCAGCCCGGTCGGGTACCTGCACGTGAAGGACGTCCTGTACGCGGACGACGAGTCCCGCCGCCTGCCGGTGCCGGCGTGGCGGGTCCGGGCGCTCGCGGTCGTCTCGCCCGACGACGAGGTGGAGGAGGCGCTCGCCGCGATGCAGCGCTCCGGCGTCCACCTGGCGCGGGTGGAGGAGGACGGCCGGGCGGTCGGTGTCGTGTTCCTGGAGGACATCCTCGAGGAGCTCGTCGGCGAGGTGCGGGACGCGATGCAGCGCGGGGCCGTGCGGCACTGA
- a CDS encoding aldose 1-epimerase family protein, translating to MNSPAPSGRQHTLAHGAHRATIAEVGASVRTYAVGGRDVVLPFAEDALAPAYSGAVLAPWPNRLRDGQYTWEGTEHQVPVTEPDRGTALHGLVAHVRFERVTGDDASVTLRHDLVPTPGYPWSLRLDVTYTLSDAGLRVHVVTTNLSGTAAPYGIGFHPWLSPGDAAVDDCTLRVDATSQVTNDERLLPTGTRPLAGAEDRRTPQPLAGVALDDAFVDVTRDADGLSWIVLGAPDGHAAAMWMDGTMDTWQVCTGDGIPLIDRRGVAAEPMSCIADAFRTGERLVRLEPGASHEVTWGMTLV from the coding sequence GTGAACAGCCCAGCCCCGTCCGGACGCCAGCACACCCTCGCGCACGGCGCGCACCGCGCCACGATCGCCGAGGTCGGCGCGAGCGTCCGCACCTACGCCGTCGGGGGGCGCGACGTCGTGCTCCCGTTCGCCGAGGACGCCCTCGCCCCCGCCTACTCCGGGGCGGTGCTCGCCCCGTGGCCGAACCGCCTGCGCGACGGGCAGTACACGTGGGAGGGCACGGAGCACCAGGTCCCGGTCACCGAGCCCGACCGCGGCACCGCGCTGCACGGCCTCGTCGCGCACGTCCGGTTCGAGCGGGTCACGGGCGACGACGCCTCGGTCACCCTGCGCCACGACCTGGTCCCCACGCCCGGCTACCCGTGGTCGCTGCGCCTCGACGTCACGTACACGCTGTCCGACGCGGGGCTGCGCGTGCACGTCGTGACGACGAACCTGTCCGGCACCGCGGCGCCGTACGGCATCGGGTTCCACCCGTGGCTCTCCCCCGGCGACGCCGCCGTCGACGACTGCACGCTGCGCGTCGACGCGACGTCCCAGGTCACGAACGACGAGCGGCTGCTGCCCACGGGCACCCGGCCGCTCGCGGGCGCCGAGGACCGCCGCACGCCGCAGCCCCTCGCCGGCGTCGCGCTGGACGACGCGTTCGTCGACGTCACGCGGGACGCGGACGGCCTGTCGTGGATCGTGCTCGGCGCGCCCGACGGCCACGCCGCCGCGATGTGGATGGACGGGACGATGGACACCTGGCAGGTGTGCACCGGCGACGGCATCCCGCTGATCGACCGCCGCGGGGTCGCCGCCGAGCCGATGAGCTGCATCGCCGACGCGTTCCGGACCGGCGAGCGCCTCGTGCGCCTCGAGCCCGGCGCGAGCCACGAGGTGACCTGGGGCATGACGCTGGTCTGA
- the prfB gene encoding peptide chain release factor 2 produces MAATDFPAEIRDLRSTLQSIQAVSDPTALRAKIAELSEKASAPDLWDDPESAQKVTSALSATQSELDRVDRLGGRIDDLETLVEMATEDGGDAETLAEAEAELVTIRKDLGELEVRTLLNGEYDQREAVVTIRAGAGGVDAADFAEMLMRMYLRWAERHGYPTAVLDTSYAEEAGLKSATFEVKAPYAFGHLSVEAGTHRLVRISPFDNQGRRQTSFAAVEVIPLIEQSDDNIEIPESEIKVDVFRSSGPGGQSVNTTDSAVRMTHLPTGIVVSMQNEKSQIQNRAAALRVLQSRLLLVRRAEEDAKKKELAGDIKASWGDQMRSYVLHPYQMVKDLRTEHEVGNTSAVFDGDIDGFIEAGIRWRRSAQD; encoded by the coding sequence GTGGCAGCCACCGACTTCCCCGCCGAGATCCGCGACCTGCGCAGCACGCTCCAGTCGATCCAGGCGGTGTCCGACCCCACGGCCCTGCGCGCGAAGATCGCCGAGCTCTCCGAGAAGGCCTCGGCGCCGGACCTGTGGGACGACCCCGAGTCCGCGCAGAAGGTCACGAGCGCGCTGAGCGCGACGCAGTCCGAGCTGGACCGCGTCGACAGGCTCGGGGGCCGCATCGACGACCTGGAGACCCTGGTCGAGATGGCGACGGAGGACGGCGGCGACGCCGAGACCCTCGCGGAGGCCGAGGCCGAGCTGGTGACCATCCGCAAGGACCTGGGCGAGCTCGAGGTCCGCACCCTGCTGAACGGCGAGTACGACCAGCGCGAGGCCGTGGTGACGATCCGCGCCGGCGCGGGCGGCGTCGACGCGGCGGACTTCGCCGAGATGCTCATGCGGATGTACCTGCGATGGGCGGAGCGGCACGGCTACCCGACCGCCGTGCTCGACACCTCGTACGCGGAGGAGGCGGGCCTGAAGTCCGCGACGTTCGAGGTGAAGGCGCCGTACGCGTTCGGGCACCTCTCGGTCGAGGCCGGCACGCACCGCCTGGTGCGCATCTCGCCGTTCGACAACCAGGGCCGCCGGCAGACGTCCTTCGCGGCCGTCGAGGTCATCCCGCTGATCGAGCAGAGCGACGACAACATCGAGATCCCCGAGTCGGAGATCAAGGTCGACGTCTTCCGGTCCTCCGGCCCCGGCGGCCAGTCGGTCAACACCACCGACTCCGCGGTCCGCATGACGCACCTCCCGACCGGCATCGTCGTGTCGATGCAGAACGAGAAGTCGCAGATCCAGAACCGCGCCGCCGCGCTGCGCGTCCTGCAGTCGCGCCTGCTCCTGGTCCGCAGGGCCGAGGAGGACGCGAAGAAGAAGGAGCTCGCGGGCGACATCAAGGCGTCCTGGGGCGACCAGATGCGGTCCTACGTGCTGCACCCGTACCAGATGGTCAAGGACCTGCGCACCGAGCACGAGGTCGGCAACACCTCCGCGGTGTTCGACGGGGACATCGACGGGTTCATCGAGGCGGGCATCCGCTGGCGGCGGTCGGCGCAGGACTGA